The Halorhodospira halophila SL1 genomic sequence TGGTGCCGCCGGCGATCACCATGACCCTCTATTTCGTCATTTTCGGCGCGCTCATCGGCGAGCGAGTCGGCGAGATGGAAGGCTACCGGTACATGGAGTACATCGCCCCGGGCATCATCATGCTGGCGGTGATCACCAACTCCTATAACAACGTCGTCTCATCGTTCTTCGGGGCCAAGTTCCAGCGCCATATCGAAGAGATGCTGGTCTCGCCGACCCCCAACGTGGTGATCTTGCTCGGCTATGTAGCCGGCGGCGTGGGGCGCGGGCTGTTCACCGGTGCCATCGTTACTGCGGTGGCGTTGATGTTCACTTCCCTGCCGATCCACAACTGGGCGATCACCATCTCGGTGGTGATCCTCACCGCCGTGCTGTTCTCCATTGGCGGGTTCATCAACGCCATCTACGCCCGCAAGTTCGACGACATCGCCATCATCCCCACGTTCGTCCTAACCCCGCTCACCTACCTCGGTGGCGTGTTCTACTCGATCTCGCTGCTCCCGGAGTTCTGGCAGGGCGTCTCGCTGGCCAACCCAATCCTCTACATGGTCAACGCCTTCCGTTACGGCATCCTCGGTTCCGCGGACGTCCACATCGCTGTCTCCTACGCCATGATGCTCGCCTTCATCGCAGCTTTCGGCGGATTCGCCCTGTATCTGCTAAACCGGGGTACAGGACTGCGCTCCTGAGCCGCCGCGCCTGCATTCACATCACGAGGGAGCCCGCATGGAACCGGCCCACAGCCCACTGCTGACCGACCTCTACCAACTGACCATGGTCGACAGCTACCTCCAGCAGGGGATGCACGGGCCGGCCTCGTTCGAACTGTTCAGCCGCAAGCTACCACCCGGGCGCGGTTTCTATATCGCCTCGGGCATCGAGGCGGTGATCGACTGGCTGACGGCGATGCGCTTCAGCGACGCGGAGCTGGCCTGGATCCGTGACTGCGGCCACTTCCGTGCCGACCTGGCCGACGAGCTGGCCGACCTGCATTTTACCGGGCACGTCGAGGCGGTCCCCGACGGCACCATCCTCTTCCCCCAAGAGCCGATCCTGCGGGTAACCGCACCGCTGCCGGAGGCCCAGCTCATCGAGAGCCGGGTCATGAACCTGATCCACCTCCACAGCCTGCTGACCAGCAAAGCCGCCCGGGCCGTTCTAGCCGCCGGCGACAGCAGCCTGGTGGACTTCGGCATGCGCCGCGCCCACGGTGCTGAGGCGGCCATGGCCGCCGCGCGCAGCACCTGGATCGCCGGCTACGCCGGAACCTCCACCTGCCTGGCGGGGGCGCAGTACGGCATCCCCACGGTCGGCACCATGGCCCACTCCTACGTCCTCGCCTTCGACCGCGAGATCGACGCCTTCCGCGCCTTCGCCACCGCCCACCCGAAGAACGTGGTCCTGCTGATCGACACCTACGACATCACCGACGGAGCCCGGAAAGTGACTCAGCTCGCCGGCGAGGGATACCCGGTCCAGGGGGTGCGCATCGATAGCGGCGACCTCGGCAAGGAGGCGCAGCGGGTCCGCGAGATCCTGGACGCGGCGGGCCTGGGGCAGGTACGCATCCTGGTCAGCGGGGATCTGGACGAGTATGCGGTGAGCCGCCTGCGTGCCGACGGGGCCCCGATTGACGGCTTCGGACTGGGCACGCGGATGGACACCGCCGCCGATCAGCCCCACCTGGATATGGCCTACAAGCTACAGGAGTACCGGGGCGTTGCCCGGCGCAAACGCTCCGCGGGGAAGGTGCACTGGCCGGGCCGCAAGCAGGTCCGTCGCCACTTCACCAATGGCGTGGCCACCGGCGACACCCTCTGCCTGGCAGAGGAGGACAGAGACGGGGTGCCCCTGCTCACCGAGGTGATCGACCGCGGCCAGCGCACCCGGACCGCCGAGAGCACGGACACCATCCGCCAGCGCGTTCAGCAGGGGCTTGCCGCTCTGCCCGCCGATTGCCGCAGGCTGGACGCCGACGCCAACGCCTATCCGGTGGAGATCTCCGCTCAGCTGCGCGCCTGTGCCCAAGCCACCGACCGCCAGCCCCACTAATCCGCTCGATCGGCGCCCCGCATGCCCTCCAGCAGATCACTGAGGGCGAAGCCGTAGCGTTCGGCGATGGCCTTCAACTCGCGCTGCGCCTGGGTGATATTCTCCCGGCGGCGGCGCTCGATCTCCCGTTCCACCTCCTCGCGCAGTCCACGCAGCTGCTCGGCCGAATACCTGGAAAGATCCTCCATTACGCTCCCTTTCGCCCGAAGAAACGTCCCTCACGGGTTGAGTAGGAAATGGCTCCAGCCGTCCGTCCGGTGCTCGTATCGCTCGCGCTGATGCAGGCGGCCATCCCCGGCCGACCAGAGCTCAATGCTGACCGGGATTATACGGTACCCCGACCAGTGCGGGGGGCGGGGTACACGCTCGGGGAAACGCGACTCGACCTCCTCCAGGCGGGCCTCCAGCTCGTGACGACTGGCCAGCGGCTCCGACTGGTGAGAGGCCCAAGCCCCCAACTGGCTCAACCGCTCCCGCTGCGCCCAGTAGCGATCCGCCTCGCTGGCGCTCACCGCGGCCACCACGCCGCGGATCTCCACCTGCTCGTAGAGCGGCTGGAAGTGCAGGCACAGCGCCGCACGGGGGTTATCGGCCAGTTGCTGCCCCTTGCGACTGGCACGGTTGGTGTAGAAAACGGCACCCTGCTCGTCGAGCTGCTTGAGGAGCACCGTCCGCGCTGCCGGCCACCCGTCGCGTCCCACCGTCGCCAGGATGCCCGCGGTGGGCTCCGGCAGATCCGTGGCCCGGGCCCGCTCCAGTACCTGGTGCACGCGGCTCAGGGCCTCCTGATAGATCGTGTCCGAATCCATCCCCGGCTCAGTCATTGGGCTCCACCTTCAGTGTCAGTCCTTCCTTACTGACCACGCGCACCCGCTCGCCGCTACGCACCGGGCTCACCGCCACGGCATTCCAGCGCTCGCCGGCGTAACGCACGTGGCCAGCCCCCTCGAAACTCTCCTCGGCGATGGCCTCGGCATCGATGAGTTCATCAGCCCCGCCGAGTTTGGGTCGTTGCCAGGCCCGGGCGGCCATCATCGCCACGCCGATGAAGATGATCAGACTGGCCACGGTAAACCCGGCGATCACCCCAAGCGAGACCTGGAAGGCCTCAAGATCGGTGTCGAACAGCATGATCGAGCCGAGGACGAAGGCGACGGCACCGCCAATGCCCATGATCCCGAAACTGGGCATGAACGCCTCGGCGATCATGAAGGCGATCCCCAGCCCGATCAGCCCCAGGCCGGCGTAGGTGATCGGCAACGCCTGGAAGGCGTACAGGGCCAGCAGCAGACTGATGCCACCGAGGACACCAGGCACCAGGGAACCGGGATTGATCAGTTCGAAGATGATGCCGTAGATGCCCACCAGCATCAGGATGTAGGCCACGTTCGGGTTGGTGATCACCGAAAGCAGCCGATTGCGCCAGTCCGGTTCGACCAGATCCACCTCCAGTCCGGCGCTCTCGATGGCCCGCTCGCCCCCGGGGAGCTTGACCACCACGCCATCGGCCTTGGCCAGGAGCTCATCCACGTCCTCGGCGACGAAGTCGATCACCCCCAGCTCCGCCGCCTCGCTCGCCGAGGCGCTGATCGATTCGCGCACTGCCCTCTCGGCCCACTCGGCATTGCGCCCGCGCAGCTCGGCCAGCCCCTTGATGTAGGAGACCGCATCCTCGATGATCTTGCGCTCCATCGCGTCCGGGCGGTCGGCCCGCTCTTCCGCCGGCTCTTCCTGCTCGACCGCCTCGTCTTCCTCACGCGCCTCCTCGTCGACGTCTTCCTCCTCGCCGCCGAGCCGCTCCCGGAGCTCCTCCAGGGCGTCGCCTCCCTGCTCCTCGTCATCGCCACCGGGGAAGATCCCACCGCCTCCCCCGCCGATCTGCACCGGAGTGGCCGCACCGAGGTTGGTCGCCGGCGCCATGGCGGCCACGTGCGAGGCATAGAGGATATAGGTCCCGGCACTCGCCGCGCGGGAACCGCTGGGCGCGACGTAGGTGGCCACAGGGACGTCGCTGGCGAGGATCTCGCTGATGATGTCCCGCATGGCATCGTCGAGACCACCGGGCGTGTTCATGCGCAGGATGACCAGACCGGCGCCCCGTTCCTGAGCCTCGGCCAGGCCGCGCACGATGTAGTCGGTGGTGGCCGGACCGATGGCCCCCTTGACGTCAAGCATCAGCGCAGTGCCGGCGGCATCTTCGCCGGCGTCCGGAGGCGTCTCGGCACTACCCAGCGGGACCGCCGAGAGGAAGTAGGCAAGAAGGACGGCGAGCAGACGTCGAATCCACATGGTCAGGCACACCTCCAAAAAACGGCGAGGGCCGACGACAAGCCCCCGCCGCGTGCCCGGTTAACGCGCCTTCAGCGCAGCGAGGATCTCGTCTCGCACCGTCTCGACGGGACGCTGACCGTCGACGGTGATGTAGGCGGGCGCATCGGCACCACCCTTCTGCGCCCACTGGGAATAGTAGTCGACCAGCGGCCGGGTCTGTTCGTGATAGACGCCAAGCCGGTGGCGAACCGTCTCCTCACGATCGTCCTCACGCTGGACCAGATCCTCGCCGGTCACGTCGTCCTTGCCCTCTTGCCGGGGCGGGTTGTGCGTCACGTGGTAGACACGCCCGGACCCCGGATGGACGCGGCGCCCAGCCATACGGTCGACGATCTCCTCGTCCGGCACCTGGATCTCGACCACCGCGTCGATGCGGATCCCCTGATCGTTGAGACCGTCCGCCTGCGCGATGGTGCGCGGAAAACCGTCAAACAGGAAGCCATTGGCACAATCCGCCTGGGCAACGCGCTCCTCGATCAGCCCCAGGATGATATCGTCGGAGACGAGGCCACCCTCATCCATGATCTTCTTGGCCTGCTGCCCCAACGGGGTACCCGCCTTGACGGCGGCACGCAGCATGTCGCCGGTGGAGATCTGGGGGATACCGAAGGCCTCACAGATATGGGCGGCCTGCGTACCTTTCCCGGCGCCCGGGGGGCCTAATAGAATGAGCCGCATTGATTCACCTCGTATATCGTTTAGTGGGATATGCCGTCGAGGCCACGGGGCCTGCGACACGAACGCAAACGAACAAGAAGACGAAAGGCTAATGAGACGGCACTTATGCAGGTTCGCCGCGGTGGCGATGTTGGGCGCGAGCGTATCACCGGCCCTGGCCACCTGCAATGACGCGCCTGCCCCCGGAGTCAACTGGTTCAACTGCGACCTGAGCGAGGCTCAACTCGCCGGTGAGGATCTTGAAGGGGCCGTGCTCGGACGCAGTCAACTCGAGGGGGCCAACCTGGAGGGAGCACACCTGCGACGCGCTGACTTGACCAGCGTCAGCGCCGCCGGCATCAACCTGCGCGATGCCAACCTGTCCCGGGCACGCCTGAGCTCGGGCGACTTCACCGATGCCGACCTGTCCGGTAGCGACCTGCGCGACGCGCGTGCTGGCCGCACCCAGTTCGAGAGGGCCCGGCTGGACGGTATCACCGCCACCGACATCGACCTCAACAGCACCCGCATGCGCGGCGCCAGTCTTCAAGACGCCGACCTGAGCGGCGCCTCACTGCGCCGTGCCGGCCTGCGCGATCTTCAGGCGGCAGGCGCCAACCTCAGCGGCGCCGATCTCAACGGCGCGGACCTGGAGGGGGCCGATCTGTCCGGGGCGAAGATGCGTCAGGTGGATCTGCGCAACGCCAACCTGGTGGATGTGGATTTCTCCGGCGCGGAACTCGGCCGTGCGGATCTGCGCGGGACCGATCTCAGCGGCGCCGACTTCTCGGACGCGGGCCTCGGCAGCACATTGTGGACCGACGGCCGCCGCTGCCGGCCCACCTCGGTGGGCGAATGCGAGTAGGCGTCCGCAGCCTCCCGGAGCCCGCTGCGCCTAACGCGGGCGCAGCGCGGTCATCCGCCCGCGGGCATCCATGACGTAGACATCACCGCTGCCGGTCACCACCGGCGGCCGCTCCACTGGGACATCGGAGAGGCGCTCGCGGGCCACGAGTTCGCCATCCCTGAGGCGCAGCCAGTTGACGTGACCGGCGTCGTCTCCCATGACCAGATAGCCCTCGTGGACCACCGGACGGGTCAGGGTCAGCCCCTCCAGGGCCTCCTGCCGCCAAGCTGTGGCGCCATTTCGGCGATCAAAGGCCCAGACCCGGCCGTCATCGGCGGCCAGGTAGACCTCTTCATCGTGGGCGACCAACCCTCGATGGCTGCCCACCTCGCGGCTCCAGTGCTGGGCGCCATTGGCGATCCGCACTGCGCCGATCGCGCCCTGGTAGGCCACTGCATAGGCCGCACCGCGATGGATGACCGGATCGGCCGCGATGTCCGCCATCCGCTCGAGCTCGGTACGCCCCCTCGGCTCGGTCAGGGTGTGCTCCCAGCGCACGCTGCCATCCGCCACGTTCAGCGCCGCGAGCCGGCCGTTCTGGAGACCCACCACCGCGGTACCACCGCTGACCGCCGGGGCACTGTTCCGGCGCAGGGTCAGGGCGGGCACACTGCGGTCAAAGATCCACTGCCGCGACCCATCCTCGGCGTCGAGACCGTAGACCCGTCCATCGGCGCTGCGGGCCACCACCACCCCGCGGGTGTAGCGCGGACTCGCCAGGACCTGCGCCGACAGGCCGGTCATCCAGACCGGCTCACCGCTCTCCCGCTCGTAGGCGTAGATTCGGCCCTTGCGGTCCCCCACCAGCAGACGGTCCCCGGCTACCACCGGCCCGGCGGAGAGCGGCCGCTCCAGGCGATCGTGCCAGACGGGCTGACGGGTCTCGGCATCCAGGGCCCGGACCCAGCCGCGGGCGTCGGCCACATAGAGCACGCCGTCCGCATACGCGGGCTGCAGCGCGAAGGCACCGGATTCCAGACTGCCCACCGGCCGCCCGCTCCACGCCAATTCGACATCCAGCGCCTCATCCGCCTCGGTCTGCGGATTGGGCAGCGGGTCCTGCAAGGAACAGCCGGCTGCGGCCACGCCGAGCGCCGCAGCGGCACCGAGGGCGCGCAGTCCGACGCGGATCACGCCTCACTCTCCACGGCCTGCAGCTTCAGACGGACCAGTTCGCGGGACTGCGCCCCGAGCCCCTCCTGATCCAGCGCCTGCTGGTACGCCTCGGCGGCCTCGTCGTAGCGTCCCAACTCGCGGAGCAGATCGCCGCGAAGCTCGTCGAACGAGGCGGTAAAACCGGCGGAGACGGAGCCCTCGAGGACCGCCAGCGCCTCCTCCGGGTCCTCCTCGCCGAGCACGCGGGCCTGGCGCAGGCGGGCCAGTTCGACCATGGCGCTGTGGTCGGCGTTGTCGATCAGCCACCCGAGGGTCTCGGCCGCCCGCCGATACTCGCCCGCCTCGGCCTGGATACGGGCCATGCGCAGGGCGGTCATCCCGGCATAGCCGCTGCGGGCGTGGTCGTCCAGCACCCGCTGACCCGCCTGCTCCGCCGCCTCCGGCTCACCGGATTGAGTCGCCTGAAGGAACTCGGCGTAGGCCGCTGCGGCCTGCTGAGCCCCGCGCTCCTGCCACGTGCCATACCCCCACCAGCCGGCCAGGATCAGCAGCGCCCCGGTCAACCCGAGGAGGATCGAGCCCCCATTGCGCTGCCACCAATCCTTGAGCTGCTGAAGCTGTTCGTCGTCGCTGCGCTCCATCTCTATTCCCCTTGCCAGCGACCGGGGCTACGCCCCGATCAGCCCTCGCAGATACGTCACCGCGTCGTCCAAGGGCAGCCGTTGCTGCCCATCCTCGCCACGCAGATCCTTGATCGTCAGCGCCCCGGCCGCCTGCTCATCATCGCCAAGGATCAGGGCCACGCGGGCGCCGCTGCGATCGGCACGCTTGAGCTGCGCTTTGAAACCGCCTCCGCCCGCGTGCATCTGTACCCGCAACGCCGGCAGCGCGTCCCGCAGGGCCTCGGCCATCTCCAGCCCGGCCCCGGCCTCGGTAGCCACCACCAGGTAGGCGTGGGGCGCCCCACCCTGCCCCGGGGTACCCTGATCCTCAAGCAGCGCGACCAACCGCTCCAGCCCCAGAGCGAAGCCGATCGCCGGAGTCGGCCGACCGCCGAGCTGTTCGACCAGACCGTCGAAACGCCCACCGGCACAGACGGTACCCTGCGCCCCCAGGCGATCCGTCACCCACTCGAAGACCGTGCGCGTATAGTAATCGAGCCCCCGCACCAGCGACGGGTTCACCTCGTATTCGACGCCGGCCCGCTCCAGCAGGTTCCGGACCACGGTGAAGTGCTCCGCCGAGACGCTGTCGAGACAGTCCATCAGGCGGGGCGCATCGGCCATGACCTGCTGCACTTGCGGGTTCTTGCTGTCGAAGATCCGCAGCGGATTCGTCTCCAGACGCCGCCGCGCATCCTCGTCCAGGCGGTCCTCGTGGCGGCGCAGGTAGGCCACCAGCTGTTCGCGGTGCGCCGCACGGCTCTCGGGGGTACCCAACGAGTTGAGCTGCAGCCGCACGTCGGAAAGCCCCAACTCGCGCAGCATACGCGCGGTCATGATGATCATCTCGGCATCCAGCTCGGGCTCCGGGATGCCGAAGACCTCGGCGCCGACCTGGTGGAACTGCCGCAGCCGCCCCTTCTGCGGGCGTTCATGGCGAAACATCGGGCCGGCGTACCACAGCCGCGGCTCGGCATTGTGCAGCAAGCCGGACTGGATCCCGGCCCGGACACAGCCGGCCGTGCCCTCAGGGCGCAGCGTAACGCTGTCGCCATTGCGATCGTCGAAGGTGTACATCTCCTTCTCGACGATGTCGGTCACCTCGCCGATGGACCGGCTGAAGAGCTCGGTGCGTTCGAGCACCGGCAGACGGATCTCGCGGTACCCGTACGACTCCAGGACCCGACGAATCGCCGACTCGGCGTACTGCCACAACGGGCTTTCTTCCGGAAGGATATCCGAGAACCCGCGAATGCTTTGAATCCCCTTGTTCGACAAAACGCTACTCCGAATCCATCGACGTCCGACGCACACCGGTGCTCGGCGTGCCCGACTGCTCGCTTGCGGACTCCGGGGGCTGGCCCGTTTCCTCGCCCGGCCCAGCCGGCTCCGGCTCCCTGTCATCGAGCAGGATCGCGGTGAGGACCACAGCCACGGCGATCAGAAGTAGCAGGAGCGCGGCCGGTAGCCAGCGACGCCGTCGCGGGCCCCGCCCGGACGACCGGGGCTCGACGGCCGCCACGTTGCCCACGGCCC encodes the following:
- a CDS encoding pentapeptide repeat-containing protein codes for the protein MLGASVSPALATCNDAPAPGVNWFNCDLSEAQLAGEDLEGAVLGRSQLEGANLEGAHLRRADLTSVSAAGINLRDANLSRARLSSGDFTDADLSGSDLRDARAGRTQFERARLDGITATDIDLNSTRMRGASLQDADLSGASLRRAGLRDLQAAGANLSGADLNGADLEGADLSGAKMRQVDLRNANLVDVDFSGAELGRADLRGTDLSGADFSDAGLGSTLWTDGRRCRPTSVGECE
- the bamB gene encoding outer membrane protein assembly factor BamB, with the protein product MIRVGLRALGAAAALGVAAAGCSLQDPLPNPQTEADEALDVELAWSGRPVGSLESGAFALQPAYADGVLYVADARGWVRALDAETRQPVWHDRLERPLSAGPVVAGDRLLVGDRKGRIYAYERESGEPVWMTGLSAQVLASPRYTRGVVVARSADGRVYGLDAEDGSRQWIFDRSVPALTLRRNSAPAVSGGTAVVGLQNGRLAALNVADGSVRWEHTLTEPRGRTELERMADIAADPVIHRGAAYAVAYQGAIGAVRIANGAQHWSREVGSHRGLVAHDEEVYLAADDGRVWAFDRRNGATAWRQEALEGLTLTRPVVHEGYLVMGDDAGHVNWLRLRDGELVARERLSDVPVERPPVVTGSGDVYVMDARGRMTALRPR
- the adk gene encoding adenylate kinase — protein: MRLILLGPPGAGKGTQAAHICEAFGIPQISTGDMLRAAVKAGTPLGQQAKKIMDEGGLVSDDIILGLIEERVAQADCANGFLFDGFPRTIAQADGLNDQGIRIDAVVEIQVPDEEIVDRMAGRRVHPGSGRVYHVTHNPPRQEGKDDVTGEDLVQREDDREETVRHRLGVYHEQTRPLVDYYSQWAQKGGADAPAYITVDGQRPVETVRDEILAALKAR
- a CDS encoding YfgM family protein; its protein translation is MERSDDEQLQQLKDWWQRNGGSILLGLTGALLILAGWWGYGTWQERGAQQAAAAYAEFLQATQSGEPEAAEQAGQRVLDDHARSGYAGMTALRMARIQAEAGEYRRAAETLGWLIDNADHSAMVELARLRQARVLGEEDPEEALAVLEGSVSAGFTASFDELRGDLLRELGRYDEAAEAYQQALDQEGLGAQSRELVRLKLQAVESEA
- a CDS encoding NfeD family protein; the protein is MWIRRLLAVLLAYFLSAVPLGSAETPPDAGEDAAGTALMLDVKGAIGPATTDYIVRGLAEAQERGAGLVILRMNTPGGLDDAMRDIISEILASDVPVATYVAPSGSRAASAGTYILYASHVAAMAPATNLGAATPVQIGGGGGGIFPGGDDEEQGGDALEELRERLGGEEEDVDEEAREEDEAVEQEEPAEERADRPDAMERKIIEDAVSYIKGLAELRGRNAEWAERAVRESISASASEAAELGVIDFVAEDVDELLAKADGVVVKLPGGERAIESAGLEVDLVEPDWRNRLLSVITNPNVAYILMLVGIYGIIFELINPGSLVPGVLGGISLLLALYAFQALPITYAGLGLIGLGIAFMIAEAFMPSFGIMGIGGAVAFVLGSIMLFDTDLEAFQVSLGVIAGFTVASLIIFIGVAMMAARAWQRPKLGGADELIDAEAIAEESFEGAGHVRYAGERWNAVAVSPVRSGERVRVVSKEGLTLKVEPND
- the pdxH gene encoding pyridoxamine 5'-phosphate oxidase; amino-acid sequence: MTEPGMDSDTIYQEALSRVHQVLERARATDLPEPTAGILATVGRDGWPAARTVLLKQLDEQGAVFYTNRASRKGQQLADNPRAALCLHFQPLYEQVEIRGVVAAVSASEADRYWAQRERLSQLGAWASHQSEPLASRHELEARLEEVESRFPERVPRPPHWSGYRIIPVSIELWSAGDGRLHQRERYEHRTDGWSHFLLNP
- the hisS gene encoding histidine--tRNA ligase, with translation MSNKGIQSIRGFSDILPEESPLWQYAESAIRRVLESYGYREIRLPVLERTELFSRSIGEVTDIVEKEMYTFDDRNGDSVTLRPEGTAGCVRAGIQSGLLHNAEPRLWYAGPMFRHERPQKGRLRQFHQVGAEVFGIPEPELDAEMIIMTARMLRELGLSDVRLQLNSLGTPESRAAHREQLVAYLRRHEDRLDEDARRRLETNPLRIFDSKNPQVQQVMADAPRLMDCLDSVSAEHFTVVRNLLERAGVEYEVNPSLVRGLDYYTRTVFEWVTDRLGAQGTVCAGGRFDGLVEQLGGRPTPAIGFALGLERLVALLEDQGTPGQGGAPHAYLVVATEAGAGLEMAEALRDALPALRVQMHAGGGGFKAQLKRADRSGARVALILGDDEQAAGALTIKDLRGEDGQQRLPLDDAVTYLRGLIGA
- a CDS encoding nicotinate phosphoribosyltransferase, with amino-acid sequence MEPAHSPLLTDLYQLTMVDSYLQQGMHGPASFELFSRKLPPGRGFYIASGIEAVIDWLTAMRFSDAELAWIRDCGHFRADLADELADLHFTGHVEAVPDGTILFPQEPILRVTAPLPEAQLIESRVMNLIHLHSLLTSKAARAVLAAGDSSLVDFGMRRAHGAEAAMAAARSTWIAGYAGTSTCLAGAQYGIPTVGTMAHSYVLAFDREIDAFRAFATAHPKNVVLLIDTYDITDGARKVTQLAGEGYPVQGVRIDSGDLGKEAQRVREILDAAGLGQVRILVSGDLDEYAVSRLRADGAPIDGFGLGTRMDTAADQPHLDMAYKLQEYRGVARRKRSAGKVHWPGRKQVRRHFTNGVATGDTLCLAEEDRDGVPLLTEVIDRGQRTRTAESTDTIRQRVQQGLAALPADCRRLDADANAYPVEISAQLRACAQATDRQPH
- a CDS encoding H-NS histone family protein, yielding MEDLSRYSAEQLRGLREEVEREIERRRRENITQAQRELKAIAERYGFALSDLLEGMRGADRAD
- a CDS encoding ABC transporter permease; the encoded protein is MNRPQGSPGHRYGSQGTPSRTAAALVSLQTIVYKETHRYLRIWIQTLVPPAITMTLYFVIFGALIGERVGEMEGYRYMEYIAPGIIMLAVITNSYNNVVSSFFGAKFQRHIEEMLVSPTPNVVILLGYVAGGVGRGLFTGAIVTAVALMFTSLPIHNWAITISVVILTAVLFSIGGFINAIYARKFDDIAIIPTFVLTPLTYLGGVFYSISLLPEFWQGVSLANPILYMVNAFRYGILGSADVHIAVSYAMMLAFIAAFGGFALYLLNRGTGLRS